From the Paramormyrops kingsleyae isolate MSU_618 chromosome 7, PKINGS_0.4, whole genome shotgun sequence genome, one window contains:
- the LOC111849937 gene encoding T-box transcription factor TBX1-like isoform X3, whose product MVCSSLNSLSTPGSFRLPATPRDSYPQRDSFFEPRTVAQHADSYPRCNQAQSPPSDAGTSSCPLSSAMAPGRHPLVKKNPKVANVTVQLEMKILWDEFNQLGTEMIVTKAGRRMFPAFQVKLFGLDIHSEYMLLMDFIPLDDKRYRYAFHSSSWLVAGKADAATPGRVHYHPDSPAKGSQWMKQIVSFDKLKLTNNLLDDNGHIILNSMHRYQPRFHIVYVDPRKDSEKYAEENYKTFVFEETRFTAVTAYQNHRITQLKIASNPFAKGFRDCDPEMWPRNHRPHSLPVVNNTVRNRSSLSDPHPGGTETEDSLWDRDREQPSSTPTLPDPAHQLMARILSPTLSVPSGLHSVPLSAGRPSHDTRFDGYPHPPDTLGHLPYKFTTTYQHYLGTKARPAPYPLPSMREHGYPHTLNSTSNIYTTPSGPKTFEYGPI is encoded by the exons ATGGTTTGTTCAAG CCTGAACAGCCTCAGCACTCCTGGGAGTTTCCGTCTCCCCGCGACGCCCCGGGATTCCTACCCTCAACGCGACTCTTTCTTCGAGCCCCGCACCGTCGCCCAACATGCCGACAGCTACCCGAGGTGCAATCAAGCTCAGTCCCCGCCGAGCGATGCCGGGACCTCCAGCTGCCCCTTATCCTCCGCCATGGCGCCCGGCAGACATCCACTGGTAAAAAAGAACCCTAAAGTGGCCAACGTTACCGTCCAGTTGGAAATGAAGATACTCTGGGATGAATTTAATCAGCTTGGAACTGAGATGATCGTTACTAAAGCGGGGAg ACGAATGTTCCCCGCGTTTCAGGTAAAACTTTTCGGACTTGATATCCACTCCGAATATATGCTTTTAATGGATTTTATACCACTCGATGATAAACGCTACAG GTACGCCTTCCATAGCTCGTCATGGTTAGTCGCTGGGAAGGCGGATGCAGCCACGCCCGGACGGGTGCATTATCACCCAGACTCTCCAGCCAAAGGATCACAGTGGATGAAACAGATAGTCTCTTTTGATAAATTAAAACTCACCAATAACTTGCTAGATGACAACGGACAT ATCATTCTCAACTCAATGCATAGATATCAGCCAAGATTTCATATCGTTTATGTTGATCCAAGGAAAGACAGCGAGAAGTACGCTGAAGAAAACTACAAGACCTTTGTGTTCGAGGAGACCCGATTCACTGCGGTAACAGCTTACCAGAATCACAGA ATCACGCAGCTGAAAATTGCTAGCAATCCGTTTGCGAAGGGCTTTAGGGACTGTGATCCTGAAATGTG GCCTCGGAACCACAGGCCTCACTCTTTGCCAGTTGTGAACAACACTGTCAGAAACAGAAGCTCGTTGTCAGACCCTCACCCCGGCGGCACAGAGACAG AGGACAGTCTGTGGGACCGCGACAGGGAACAGCCAAGCAGCACACCGACCCTTCCAGACCCAGCTCACCAACTCATGGCACGCATCCTGAGTCCCACTCTCTCGGTCCCAAGTGGACTCCATTCCGTGCCACTCTCCGCCGGCCGCCCCTCCCATGACACGCGCTTCGATGGATATCCTCATCCTCCAGACACCCTGGGCCACCTTCCTTACAAATTCACCACTACCTACCAGCACTACCTGGGCACCAAGGCTCGGCCAGCCCCCTACCCCCTGCCCAGCATGAGAGAGCACGGATACCCCCATACCTTGAACTCTACCAGCAACATATATACCACCCCAAGTGGCCCAAAAACATTTGAATATGGGCCAATATGA
- the LOC111849937 gene encoding T-box transcription factor TBX1-like isoform X2, with protein sequence MAEDTATARLNSLSTPGSFRLPATPRDSYPQRDSFFEPRTVAQHADSYPRCNQAQSPPSDAGTSSCPLSSAMAPGRHPLVKKNPKVANVTVQLEMKILWDEFNQLGTEMIVTKAGRRMFPAFQVKLFGLDIHSEYMLLMDFIPLDDKRYRYAFHSSSWLVAGKADAATPGRVHYHPDSPAKGSQWMKQIVSFDKLKLTNNLLDDNGHIILNSMHRYQPRFHIVYVDPRKDSEKYAEENYKTFVFEETRFTAVTAYQNHRITQLKIASNPFAKGFRDCDPEMWPRNHRPHSLPVVNNTVRNRSSLSDPHPGGTETEDSLWDRDREQPSSTPTLPDPAHQLMARILSPTLSVPSGLHSVPLSAGRPSHDTRFDGYPHPPDTLGHLPYKFTTTYQHYLGTKARPAPYPLPSMREHGYPHTLNSTSNIYTTPSGPKTFEYGPI encoded by the exons ATGGCAGAAGACACAGCGACAGCACG CCTGAACAGCCTCAGCACTCCTGGGAGTTTCCGTCTCCCCGCGACGCCCCGGGATTCCTACCCTCAACGCGACTCTTTCTTCGAGCCCCGCACCGTCGCCCAACATGCCGACAGCTACCCGAGGTGCAATCAAGCTCAGTCCCCGCCGAGCGATGCCGGGACCTCCAGCTGCCCCTTATCCTCCGCCATGGCGCCCGGCAGACATCCACTGGTAAAAAAGAACCCTAAAGTGGCCAACGTTACCGTCCAGTTGGAAATGAAGATACTCTGGGATGAATTTAATCAGCTTGGAACTGAGATGATCGTTACTAAAGCGGGGAg ACGAATGTTCCCCGCGTTTCAGGTAAAACTTTTCGGACTTGATATCCACTCCGAATATATGCTTTTAATGGATTTTATACCACTCGATGATAAACGCTACAG GTACGCCTTCCATAGCTCGTCATGGTTAGTCGCTGGGAAGGCGGATGCAGCCACGCCCGGACGGGTGCATTATCACCCAGACTCTCCAGCCAAAGGATCACAGTGGATGAAACAGATAGTCTCTTTTGATAAATTAAAACTCACCAATAACTTGCTAGATGACAACGGACAT ATCATTCTCAACTCAATGCATAGATATCAGCCAAGATTTCATATCGTTTATGTTGATCCAAGGAAAGACAGCGAGAAGTACGCTGAAGAAAACTACAAGACCTTTGTGTTCGAGGAGACCCGATTCACTGCGGTAACAGCTTACCAGAATCACAGA ATCACGCAGCTGAAAATTGCTAGCAATCCGTTTGCGAAGGGCTTTAGGGACTGTGATCCTGAAATGTG GCCTCGGAACCACAGGCCTCACTCTTTGCCAGTTGTGAACAACACTGTCAGAAACAGAAGCTCGTTGTCAGACCCTCACCCCGGCGGCACAGAGACAG AGGACAGTCTGTGGGACCGCGACAGGGAACAGCCAAGCAGCACACCGACCCTTCCAGACCCAGCTCACCAACTCATGGCACGCATCCTGAGTCCCACTCTCTCGGTCCCAAGTGGACTCCATTCCGTGCCACTCTCCGCCGGCCGCCCCTCCCATGACACGCGCTTCGATGGATATCCTCATCCTCCAGACACCCTGGGCCACCTTCCTTACAAATTCACCACTACCTACCAGCACTACCTGGGCACCAAGGCTCGGCCAGCCCCCTACCCCCTGCCCAGCATGAGAGAGCACGGATACCCCCATACCTTGAACTCTACCAGCAACATATATACCACCCCAAGTGGCCCAAAAACATTTGAATATGGGCCAATATGA
- the LOC111849937 gene encoding T-box transcription factor TBX1-like isoform X1: MISAISSPWLTQLSHFCDVAAFTTNSLNSLSTPGSFRLPATPRDSYPQRDSFFEPRTVAQHADSYPRCNQAQSPPSDAGTSSCPLSSAMAPGRHPLVKKNPKVANVTVQLEMKILWDEFNQLGTEMIVTKAGRRMFPAFQVKLFGLDIHSEYMLLMDFIPLDDKRYRYAFHSSSWLVAGKADAATPGRVHYHPDSPAKGSQWMKQIVSFDKLKLTNNLLDDNGHIILNSMHRYQPRFHIVYVDPRKDSEKYAEENYKTFVFEETRFTAVTAYQNHRITQLKIASNPFAKGFRDCDPEMWPRNHRPHSLPVVNNTVRNRSSLSDPHPGGTETEDSLWDRDREQPSSTPTLPDPAHQLMARILSPTLSVPSGLHSVPLSAGRPSHDTRFDGYPHPPDTLGHLPYKFTTTYQHYLGTKARPAPYPLPSMREHGYPHTLNSTSNIYTTPSGPKTFEYGPI; this comes from the exons ATGATTTCTGCAATATCCAGCCCGTGGCTGACGCAGCTCTCTCATTTCTGCGACGTTGCCGCCTTCACCACAAACAGCCTGAACAGCCTCAGCACTCCTGGGAGTTTCCGTCTCCCCGCGACGCCCCGGGATTCCTACCCTCAACGCGACTCTTTCTTCGAGCCCCGCACCGTCGCCCAACATGCCGACAGCTACCCGAGGTGCAATCAAGCTCAGTCCCCGCCGAGCGATGCCGGGACCTCCAGCTGCCCCTTATCCTCCGCCATGGCGCCCGGCAGACATCCACTGGTAAAAAAGAACCCTAAAGTGGCCAACGTTACCGTCCAGTTGGAAATGAAGATACTCTGGGATGAATTTAATCAGCTTGGAACTGAGATGATCGTTACTAAAGCGGGGAg ACGAATGTTCCCCGCGTTTCAGGTAAAACTTTTCGGACTTGATATCCACTCCGAATATATGCTTTTAATGGATTTTATACCACTCGATGATAAACGCTACAG GTACGCCTTCCATAGCTCGTCATGGTTAGTCGCTGGGAAGGCGGATGCAGCCACGCCCGGACGGGTGCATTATCACCCAGACTCTCCAGCCAAAGGATCACAGTGGATGAAACAGATAGTCTCTTTTGATAAATTAAAACTCACCAATAACTTGCTAGATGACAACGGACAT ATCATTCTCAACTCAATGCATAGATATCAGCCAAGATTTCATATCGTTTATGTTGATCCAAGGAAAGACAGCGAGAAGTACGCTGAAGAAAACTACAAGACCTTTGTGTTCGAGGAGACCCGATTCACTGCGGTAACAGCTTACCAGAATCACAGA ATCACGCAGCTGAAAATTGCTAGCAATCCGTTTGCGAAGGGCTTTAGGGACTGTGATCCTGAAATGTG GCCTCGGAACCACAGGCCTCACTCTTTGCCAGTTGTGAACAACACTGTCAGAAACAGAAGCTCGTTGTCAGACCCTCACCCCGGCGGCACAGAGACAG AGGACAGTCTGTGGGACCGCGACAGGGAACAGCCAAGCAGCACACCGACCCTTCCAGACCCAGCTCACCAACTCATGGCACGCATCCTGAGTCCCACTCTCTCGGTCCCAAGTGGACTCCATTCCGTGCCACTCTCCGCCGGCCGCCCCTCCCATGACACGCGCTTCGATGGATATCCTCATCCTCCAGACACCCTGGGCCACCTTCCTTACAAATTCACCACTACCTACCAGCACTACCTGGGCACCAAGGCTCGGCCAGCCCCCTACCCCCTGCCCAGCATGAGAGAGCACGGATACCCCCATACCTTGAACTCTACCAGCAACATATATACCACCCCAAGTGGCCCAAAAACATTTGAATATGGGCCAATATGA
- the LOC111849937 gene encoding T-box transcription factor TBX1-like isoform X4 — MISAISSPWLTQLSHFCDVAAFTTNSLNSLSTPGSFRLPATPRDSYPQRDSFFEPRTVAQHADSYPRCNQAQSPPSDAGTSSCPLSSAMAPGRHPLVKKNPKVANVTVQLEMKILWDEFNQLGTEMIVTKAGRRMFPAFQVKLFGLDIHSEYMLLMDFIPLDDKRYRYAFHSSSWLVAGKADAATPGRVHYHPDSPAKGSQWMKQIVSFDKLKLTNNLLDDNGHIILNSMHRYQPRFHIVYVDPRKDSEKYAEENYKTFVFEETRFTAVTAYQNHRITQLKIASNPFAKGFRDCDPEMWPRNHRPHSLPVVNNTVRNRSSLSDPHPGGTETGLGPQTSQGCVSRNHRCYCTYTLATCVVPTIGQSVGPRQGTAKQHTDPSRPSSPTHGTHPESHSLGPKWTPFRATLRRPPLP, encoded by the exons ATGATTTCTGCAATATCCAGCCCGTGGCTGACGCAGCTCTCTCATTTCTGCGACGTTGCCGCCTTCACCACAAACAGCCTGAACAGCCTCAGCACTCCTGGGAGTTTCCGTCTCCCCGCGACGCCCCGGGATTCCTACCCTCAACGCGACTCTTTCTTCGAGCCCCGCACCGTCGCCCAACATGCCGACAGCTACCCGAGGTGCAATCAAGCTCAGTCCCCGCCGAGCGATGCCGGGACCTCCAGCTGCCCCTTATCCTCCGCCATGGCGCCCGGCAGACATCCACTGGTAAAAAAGAACCCTAAAGTGGCCAACGTTACCGTCCAGTTGGAAATGAAGATACTCTGGGATGAATTTAATCAGCTTGGAACTGAGATGATCGTTACTAAAGCGGGGAg ACGAATGTTCCCCGCGTTTCAGGTAAAACTTTTCGGACTTGATATCCACTCCGAATATATGCTTTTAATGGATTTTATACCACTCGATGATAAACGCTACAG GTACGCCTTCCATAGCTCGTCATGGTTAGTCGCTGGGAAGGCGGATGCAGCCACGCCCGGACGGGTGCATTATCACCCAGACTCTCCAGCCAAAGGATCACAGTGGATGAAACAGATAGTCTCTTTTGATAAATTAAAACTCACCAATAACTTGCTAGATGACAACGGACAT ATCATTCTCAACTCAATGCATAGATATCAGCCAAGATTTCATATCGTTTATGTTGATCCAAGGAAAGACAGCGAGAAGTACGCTGAAGAAAACTACAAGACCTTTGTGTTCGAGGAGACCCGATTCACTGCGGTAACAGCTTACCAGAATCACAGA ATCACGCAGCTGAAAATTGCTAGCAATCCGTTTGCGAAGGGCTTTAGGGACTGTGATCCTGAAATGTG GCCTCGGAACCACAGGCCTCACTCTTTGCCAGTTGTGAACAACACTGTCAGAAACAGAAGCTCGTTGTCAGACCCTCACCCCGGCGGCACAGAGACAGGTTTGGGCCCCCAAACTAGtcaggggtgcgtttctcgaaaccatcgttGCTACTGTACCTATACGTTAGCAACTTGCGtggttccaactat AGGACAGTCTGTGGGACCGCGACAGGGAACAGCCAAGCAGCACACCGACCCTTCCAGACCCAGCTCACCAACTCATGGCACGCATCCTGAGTCCCACTCTCTCGGTCCCAAGTGGACTCCATTCCGTGCCACTCTCCGCCGGCCGCCCCTCCCATGA